The following coding sequences lie in one Notolabrus celidotus isolate fNotCel1 chromosome 6, fNotCel1.pri, whole genome shotgun sequence genomic window:
- the LOC117814763 gene encoding contactin-1a-like isoform X2, protein MVNRRKTGSPANVPPAELLAVTPPGGPHFNIMLHLILLLHLLLLSPSPADGSMHGEVPDFYGDEATGYGPVFEEQPVDTIYPEESPEAKITMSCRARANPPATYKWMLEGTEIDLNAEASHYSLVGGNLVISNPVKTQHVGQYSCLATNMYGTLISQEASVQFGYLDLFSSEERESVYVKEGQGAVLLCAPPPHYPAELSFRWILNEFPTFIPLDKRRFVSQITGNLYISKVDSSDSGNYSCIASSPSISKSVFSNYIPLVPLAERPIRKYPADLKVKFPDTTALVGQNITLECFALGNPVPEIRWKKLGGQLPANHEVRMAGAHLHLYNVQFEDEGTYQCEAVNSKGKDYHAARVFVEANPEWVEHISSIEKDLNSEYTLSCIPSGKPKPRIRWLKNGELTDRREMRFSSLTFDDSGMYQCIAENLHGIIYANAELRVFACAPTFKHNPLKRVLAARNGRVVIQCRPKAAPKPSFSWSKDTELLSNSTRVFIWEDGSLEILNVTRADEGRYTCFAENDRGKANSTGALLVTESTKITLTPSNADVKVGETTWMQCGASHDPSLDITFIWSLDGRVIDLHKDSQHYERTLNGSSNGELMIKNAQLKHAGRYTCNAQTHVDNITASAHLVVRGPPGAPGGVRVMNTTDKTVTLQWSRGADNHSPISKYTIQYRDSFSKDVWKTATTSPTDVEGNTEKATVEDLFPWLEYEFRVIATNTLGTGEPSSPSPKEKTLEAVPVVAPSDVGGGGGTSRELIITWTPVQPQYYYGPNFGYIVAFKPQGENEWMKVTVADPQAQRYIHKDPNIPPSTEYQVKVKAFNNQGEGPFSLTAAIYSAQDAPSEAPVSVDGRALSATEAFVWWLPLPQSNIDGYQVKYWRNQVESEGEAQRVKVSSRDNHTRLDGMEPDSSYFIEVRGFNSAGYGPSSERLQIQTKRPPPNQAPRIINQKFKAASVHITWERVEPLPHEAPVDEYKVLFTEEGQSQALLYSTPKLYIELALKPDKSYVVEVRAHTEGGDGPVSKISIAGTQGYRSGDVMAARSLSVLPLLLVALLCLNL, encoded by the exons ACGAAGCCACAGGTTACGGGCCAGTGTTTGAGGAGCAGCCGGTGGATACCATCTACCCAGAGGAGTCGCCCGAGGCAAAAATCACCATGAGCTGCCGAGCTCGGGCCAATCCACCTGCTACATACAA gtggatgctggaggGCACAGAAATCGACTTGAATGCCGAGGCCAGCCACTACAGTCTAGTCGGGGGAAACTTGGTAATCAGCAACCCGgtcaaaacacaacatgtaGGACAGTACTCGTGTTTGGCGACAAACATGTACGGCACGCTCATCAGCCAAGAGGCCTCAGTCCAGTTTGGAT ATCTTGATCTTTTCTCTTCAGAGGAGAGGGAGTCGGTGTACGTCAAAGAGGGGCAGGGGGCAGTGCTGCTCTGTGCTCCCCCGCCACATTATCCAG CCGAGCTTTCATTCCGATGGATCCTCAACGAATTCCCCACCTTCATCCCGCTGGATAAGCGGCGTTTTGTCTCCCAGATAACAGGGAACCTCTATATCTCCAAAGTTGACTCCTCGGACAGCGGCAACTACTCCTGCATCGCATCCAGCCCGTCTATTTCCAAGAGTGTCTTCTCCAACTACATCCCCCTGGTACCTCTGGCTGAAC GTCCCATCAGGAAGTACCCTGCTGACCTGAAAGTCAAGTTCCCAGACACCACCGCGCTGGTGGGGCAGAATATCACCTTAGAGTGCTTCGCCTTGGGAAA CCCTGTCCCTGAGATCCGCTGGAAGAAGTTAGGCGGGCAGCTTCCAGCCAATCACGAGGTGCGGATGGCCGGAGCTCACCTGCACCTGTACAACGTGCAGTTTGAGGACGAGGGGACCTACCAGTGCGAGGCTGTGAACTCCAAAGGGAAGGACTACCATGCTGCACGTGTGTTTGTAGAAG CTAATCCTGAGTGGGTGGAGCACATCAGCAGCATAGAGAAAGACCTCAACAGTGAATACACCCTGTCCTGCATACCCAGTGGCAAACCTAAACCACGCATCCGCTGGCTAAAAAATGGAGAACTG ACTGACAGGAGAGAAATGAGGTTCAGCAGCTTGACGTTTGACGACTCAGGGATGTATCAGTGCATAGCGGAGAATCTTCATGGAATCATATACGCCAATGCAGAGCTGCGTGTGTTCG CCTGTGCTCCAACGTTCAAACACAACCCGCTGAAGAGAGTCCTGGCAGCGAGAAACGGCCGGGTGGTGATACAGTGTCGACCCAAAGCGGCTCCAAAGCCGAGCTTCTCCTGGAGCAAagacacagagctgctgtccAACTCAACCAG GGTTTTCATCTGGGAGGATGGGAGTCTGGAGATCCTCAACGTGACCCGTGCAGACGAAGGCCGGTACACCTGTTTCGCTGAGAACGACAGAGGAAAGGCCAACAGCACTGGCGCTCTGCTGGTTACAG AGTCCACAAAGATCACCTTGACTCCATCTAACGCTGACGTCAAAGTGGGTGAGACCACTTGGATGCAGTGCGGCGCATCACATGACCCCTCTCTGGACATCACATTCATTTGGTCCCTGGACGGCCGAGTGATTGATCTACACAAGGACAGTCAACATTATGAGCGCACTCTG AACGGAAGCTCAAACGGCGAGCTGATGATCAAGAACGCCCAGCTGAAGCACGCTGGGCGCTACACCTGCAATGCACAGACCCACGTTGACAACATCACCGCCTCCGCCCACCTGGTTGTCAGAG GTCCCCCCGGTGCCCCAGGTGGGGTGCGAGTGATGAACACAACTGACAAGACTGTGACACTGCAGTGGAGCCGCGGGGCAGACAACCACAGCCCCATTTCCAAATATACCATCCAGTACAGGGACTCCTTCTCTAAGGATGTCTGGAAGACCGCCACTACAT CTCCTACAGATGTAGAGGGGAACACAGAGAAGGCCACAGTGGAGGATCTGTTCCCCTGGCTAGAGTACGAGTTCAGGGTGATCGCCACCAACACTCTGGGGACAGGAGAGCCAAGCAGTCCGTCACCTAAAGAGAAAACCCTGGAAGCAG TTCCTGTGGTGGCGCCCTCGGACGTTGGCGGGGGCGGAGGGACCAGCAGAGAGCTGATCATCACATGGACG CCTGTACAGCCACAGTACTACTACGGGCCTAACTTTGGCTACATTGTGGCCTTTAAACCACAAGGCGAAAACGAGTGGATGAAGGTGACGGTGGCAGACCCCCAGGCTCAGCGCTACATCCACAAAGACCCCAACATCCCTCCGTCGACAGAGTATCAAGTGAAAGTCAAAGCGTTCAACAACCAAGGAGAGGGACCCTTCAGCCTAACAGCTGCCATCTATTCAGCGCAGGACG CTCCATCTGAAGCTCCGGTGAGTGTCGATGGCAGAGCTCTCTCCGCTACAGAAGCCTTCGTGTGGTGGCTGCCTCTTCCGCAAAGCAATATAGACGGATATCAG GTGAAGTACTGGAGGAATCAAGTTGAAAGTGAGGGGGAAGCCCAGAGGGTGAAGGTATCTAGCAGGGACAACCACACCAGGTTGGATGGTATGGAGCCTGACTCTTCCTACTTTATAGAGGTCCGGGGCTTCAACTCTGCAGGATATGGGCCGTCCAGTGAACGCCTTCAAATACAAACCAAGAGACCCC CTCCAAATCAAGCCCCAAGAATAATTAATCAGAAGTTTAAGGCTGCATCAGTACACATCACCTGGGAGCGTGTGGAACCACTGCCTCACGAGGCACCTGTAGATGAGTACAAA GTGCTGTTCACTGAGGAAGGCCAATCACAAGCCCTCCTGTACTCCACCCCTAAACTGTACATAGAGCTGGCCCTAAAGCCAGACAAGAGCTATGTGGTGGAAGTCCGAGCGCACACTGAGGGAGGAGACGGGCCGGTGTCCAAAATCAGCATCGCAGGAACCCAAGGCTACAGAA GTGGAGATGTCATGGCCGCCCGGTCTCTCAGTGTACTCCCCCTGCTCCTGGTGGCTCTCCTCTGCCTGAACCTCTGA
- the LOC117814763 gene encoding contactin-1a-like isoform X1: protein MKSFFFQFTGKTGSPANVPPAELLAVTPPGGPHFNIMLHLILLLHLLLLSPSPADGSMHGEVPDFYGDEATGYGPVFEEQPVDTIYPEESPEAKITMSCRARANPPATYKWMLEGTEIDLNAEASHYSLVGGNLVISNPVKTQHVGQYSCLATNMYGTLISQEASVQFGYLDLFSSEERESVYVKEGQGAVLLCAPPPHYPAELSFRWILNEFPTFIPLDKRRFVSQITGNLYISKVDSSDSGNYSCIASSPSISKSVFSNYIPLVPLAERPIRKYPADLKVKFPDTTALVGQNITLECFALGNPVPEIRWKKLGGQLPANHEVRMAGAHLHLYNVQFEDEGTYQCEAVNSKGKDYHAARVFVEANPEWVEHISSIEKDLNSEYTLSCIPSGKPKPRIRWLKNGELTDRREMRFSSLTFDDSGMYQCIAENLHGIIYANAELRVFACAPTFKHNPLKRVLAARNGRVVIQCRPKAAPKPSFSWSKDTELLSNSTRVFIWEDGSLEILNVTRADEGRYTCFAENDRGKANSTGALLVTESTKITLTPSNADVKVGETTWMQCGASHDPSLDITFIWSLDGRVIDLHKDSQHYERTLNGSSNGELMIKNAQLKHAGRYTCNAQTHVDNITASAHLVVRGPPGAPGGVRVMNTTDKTVTLQWSRGADNHSPISKYTIQYRDSFSKDVWKTATTSPTDVEGNTEKATVEDLFPWLEYEFRVIATNTLGTGEPSSPSPKEKTLEAVPVVAPSDVGGGGGTSRELIITWTPVQPQYYYGPNFGYIVAFKPQGENEWMKVTVADPQAQRYIHKDPNIPPSTEYQVKVKAFNNQGEGPFSLTAAIYSAQDAPSEAPVSVDGRALSATEAFVWWLPLPQSNIDGYQVKYWRNQVESEGEAQRVKVSSRDNHTRLDGMEPDSSYFIEVRGFNSAGYGPSSERLQIQTKRPPPNQAPRIINQKFKAASVHITWERVEPLPHEAPVDEYKVLFTEEGQSQALLYSTPKLYIELALKPDKSYVVEVRAHTEGGDGPVSKISIAGTQGYRSGDVMAARSLSVLPLLLVALLCLNL from the exons ACGAAGCCACAGGTTACGGGCCAGTGTTTGAGGAGCAGCCGGTGGATACCATCTACCCAGAGGAGTCGCCCGAGGCAAAAATCACCATGAGCTGCCGAGCTCGGGCCAATCCACCTGCTACATACAA gtggatgctggaggGCACAGAAATCGACTTGAATGCCGAGGCCAGCCACTACAGTCTAGTCGGGGGAAACTTGGTAATCAGCAACCCGgtcaaaacacaacatgtaGGACAGTACTCGTGTTTGGCGACAAACATGTACGGCACGCTCATCAGCCAAGAGGCCTCAGTCCAGTTTGGAT ATCTTGATCTTTTCTCTTCAGAGGAGAGGGAGTCGGTGTACGTCAAAGAGGGGCAGGGGGCAGTGCTGCTCTGTGCTCCCCCGCCACATTATCCAG CCGAGCTTTCATTCCGATGGATCCTCAACGAATTCCCCACCTTCATCCCGCTGGATAAGCGGCGTTTTGTCTCCCAGATAACAGGGAACCTCTATATCTCCAAAGTTGACTCCTCGGACAGCGGCAACTACTCCTGCATCGCATCCAGCCCGTCTATTTCCAAGAGTGTCTTCTCCAACTACATCCCCCTGGTACCTCTGGCTGAAC GTCCCATCAGGAAGTACCCTGCTGACCTGAAAGTCAAGTTCCCAGACACCACCGCGCTGGTGGGGCAGAATATCACCTTAGAGTGCTTCGCCTTGGGAAA CCCTGTCCCTGAGATCCGCTGGAAGAAGTTAGGCGGGCAGCTTCCAGCCAATCACGAGGTGCGGATGGCCGGAGCTCACCTGCACCTGTACAACGTGCAGTTTGAGGACGAGGGGACCTACCAGTGCGAGGCTGTGAACTCCAAAGGGAAGGACTACCATGCTGCACGTGTGTTTGTAGAAG CTAATCCTGAGTGGGTGGAGCACATCAGCAGCATAGAGAAAGACCTCAACAGTGAATACACCCTGTCCTGCATACCCAGTGGCAAACCTAAACCACGCATCCGCTGGCTAAAAAATGGAGAACTG ACTGACAGGAGAGAAATGAGGTTCAGCAGCTTGACGTTTGACGACTCAGGGATGTATCAGTGCATAGCGGAGAATCTTCATGGAATCATATACGCCAATGCAGAGCTGCGTGTGTTCG CCTGTGCTCCAACGTTCAAACACAACCCGCTGAAGAGAGTCCTGGCAGCGAGAAACGGCCGGGTGGTGATACAGTGTCGACCCAAAGCGGCTCCAAAGCCGAGCTTCTCCTGGAGCAAagacacagagctgctgtccAACTCAACCAG GGTTTTCATCTGGGAGGATGGGAGTCTGGAGATCCTCAACGTGACCCGTGCAGACGAAGGCCGGTACACCTGTTTCGCTGAGAACGACAGAGGAAAGGCCAACAGCACTGGCGCTCTGCTGGTTACAG AGTCCACAAAGATCACCTTGACTCCATCTAACGCTGACGTCAAAGTGGGTGAGACCACTTGGATGCAGTGCGGCGCATCACATGACCCCTCTCTGGACATCACATTCATTTGGTCCCTGGACGGCCGAGTGATTGATCTACACAAGGACAGTCAACATTATGAGCGCACTCTG AACGGAAGCTCAAACGGCGAGCTGATGATCAAGAACGCCCAGCTGAAGCACGCTGGGCGCTACACCTGCAATGCACAGACCCACGTTGACAACATCACCGCCTCCGCCCACCTGGTTGTCAGAG GTCCCCCCGGTGCCCCAGGTGGGGTGCGAGTGATGAACACAACTGACAAGACTGTGACACTGCAGTGGAGCCGCGGGGCAGACAACCACAGCCCCATTTCCAAATATACCATCCAGTACAGGGACTCCTTCTCTAAGGATGTCTGGAAGACCGCCACTACAT CTCCTACAGATGTAGAGGGGAACACAGAGAAGGCCACAGTGGAGGATCTGTTCCCCTGGCTAGAGTACGAGTTCAGGGTGATCGCCACCAACACTCTGGGGACAGGAGAGCCAAGCAGTCCGTCACCTAAAGAGAAAACCCTGGAAGCAG TTCCTGTGGTGGCGCCCTCGGACGTTGGCGGGGGCGGAGGGACCAGCAGAGAGCTGATCATCACATGGACG CCTGTACAGCCACAGTACTACTACGGGCCTAACTTTGGCTACATTGTGGCCTTTAAACCACAAGGCGAAAACGAGTGGATGAAGGTGACGGTGGCAGACCCCCAGGCTCAGCGCTACATCCACAAAGACCCCAACATCCCTCCGTCGACAGAGTATCAAGTGAAAGTCAAAGCGTTCAACAACCAAGGAGAGGGACCCTTCAGCCTAACAGCTGCCATCTATTCAGCGCAGGACG CTCCATCTGAAGCTCCGGTGAGTGTCGATGGCAGAGCTCTCTCCGCTACAGAAGCCTTCGTGTGGTGGCTGCCTCTTCCGCAAAGCAATATAGACGGATATCAG GTGAAGTACTGGAGGAATCAAGTTGAAAGTGAGGGGGAAGCCCAGAGGGTGAAGGTATCTAGCAGGGACAACCACACCAGGTTGGATGGTATGGAGCCTGACTCTTCCTACTTTATAGAGGTCCGGGGCTTCAACTCTGCAGGATATGGGCCGTCCAGTGAACGCCTTCAAATACAAACCAAGAGACCCC CTCCAAATCAAGCCCCAAGAATAATTAATCAGAAGTTTAAGGCTGCATCAGTACACATCACCTGGGAGCGTGTGGAACCACTGCCTCACGAGGCACCTGTAGATGAGTACAAA GTGCTGTTCACTGAGGAAGGCCAATCACAAGCCCTCCTGTACTCCACCCCTAAACTGTACATAGAGCTGGCCCTAAAGCCAGACAAGAGCTATGTGGTGGAAGTCCGAGCGCACACTGAGGGAGGAGACGGGCCGGTGTCCAAAATCAGCATCGCAGGAACCCAAGGCTACAGAA GTGGAGATGTCATGGCCGCCCGGTCTCTCAGTGTACTCCCCCTGCTCCTGGTGGCTCTCCTCTGCCTGAACCTCTGA
- the LOC117814763 gene encoding contactin-1a-like isoform X3 yields the protein MLHLILLLHLLLLSPSPADGSMHGEVPDFYGDEATGYGPVFEEQPVDTIYPEESPEAKITMSCRARANPPATYKWMLEGTEIDLNAEASHYSLVGGNLVISNPVKTQHVGQYSCLATNMYGTLISQEASVQFGYLDLFSSEERESVYVKEGQGAVLLCAPPPHYPAELSFRWILNEFPTFIPLDKRRFVSQITGNLYISKVDSSDSGNYSCIASSPSISKSVFSNYIPLVPLAERPIRKYPADLKVKFPDTTALVGQNITLECFALGNPVPEIRWKKLGGQLPANHEVRMAGAHLHLYNVQFEDEGTYQCEAVNSKGKDYHAARVFVEANPEWVEHISSIEKDLNSEYTLSCIPSGKPKPRIRWLKNGELTDRREMRFSSLTFDDSGMYQCIAENLHGIIYANAELRVFACAPTFKHNPLKRVLAARNGRVVIQCRPKAAPKPSFSWSKDTELLSNSTRVFIWEDGSLEILNVTRADEGRYTCFAENDRGKANSTGALLVTESTKITLTPSNADVKVGETTWMQCGASHDPSLDITFIWSLDGRVIDLHKDSQHYERTLNGSSNGELMIKNAQLKHAGRYTCNAQTHVDNITASAHLVVRGPPGAPGGVRVMNTTDKTVTLQWSRGADNHSPISKYTIQYRDSFSKDVWKTATTSPTDVEGNTEKATVEDLFPWLEYEFRVIATNTLGTGEPSSPSPKEKTLEAVPVVAPSDVGGGGGTSRELIITWTPVQPQYYYGPNFGYIVAFKPQGENEWMKVTVADPQAQRYIHKDPNIPPSTEYQVKVKAFNNQGEGPFSLTAAIYSAQDAPSEAPVSVDGRALSATEAFVWWLPLPQSNIDGYQVKYWRNQVESEGEAQRVKVSSRDNHTRLDGMEPDSSYFIEVRGFNSAGYGPSSERLQIQTKRPPPNQAPRIINQKFKAASVHITWERVEPLPHEAPVDEYKVLFTEEGQSQALLYSTPKLYIELALKPDKSYVVEVRAHTEGGDGPVSKISIAGTQGYRSGDVMAARSLSVLPLLLVALLCLNL from the exons ACGAAGCCACAGGTTACGGGCCAGTGTTTGAGGAGCAGCCGGTGGATACCATCTACCCAGAGGAGTCGCCCGAGGCAAAAATCACCATGAGCTGCCGAGCTCGGGCCAATCCACCTGCTACATACAA gtggatgctggaggGCACAGAAATCGACTTGAATGCCGAGGCCAGCCACTACAGTCTAGTCGGGGGAAACTTGGTAATCAGCAACCCGgtcaaaacacaacatgtaGGACAGTACTCGTGTTTGGCGACAAACATGTACGGCACGCTCATCAGCCAAGAGGCCTCAGTCCAGTTTGGAT ATCTTGATCTTTTCTCTTCAGAGGAGAGGGAGTCGGTGTACGTCAAAGAGGGGCAGGGGGCAGTGCTGCTCTGTGCTCCCCCGCCACATTATCCAG CCGAGCTTTCATTCCGATGGATCCTCAACGAATTCCCCACCTTCATCCCGCTGGATAAGCGGCGTTTTGTCTCCCAGATAACAGGGAACCTCTATATCTCCAAAGTTGACTCCTCGGACAGCGGCAACTACTCCTGCATCGCATCCAGCCCGTCTATTTCCAAGAGTGTCTTCTCCAACTACATCCCCCTGGTACCTCTGGCTGAAC GTCCCATCAGGAAGTACCCTGCTGACCTGAAAGTCAAGTTCCCAGACACCACCGCGCTGGTGGGGCAGAATATCACCTTAGAGTGCTTCGCCTTGGGAAA CCCTGTCCCTGAGATCCGCTGGAAGAAGTTAGGCGGGCAGCTTCCAGCCAATCACGAGGTGCGGATGGCCGGAGCTCACCTGCACCTGTACAACGTGCAGTTTGAGGACGAGGGGACCTACCAGTGCGAGGCTGTGAACTCCAAAGGGAAGGACTACCATGCTGCACGTGTGTTTGTAGAAG CTAATCCTGAGTGGGTGGAGCACATCAGCAGCATAGAGAAAGACCTCAACAGTGAATACACCCTGTCCTGCATACCCAGTGGCAAACCTAAACCACGCATCCGCTGGCTAAAAAATGGAGAACTG ACTGACAGGAGAGAAATGAGGTTCAGCAGCTTGACGTTTGACGACTCAGGGATGTATCAGTGCATAGCGGAGAATCTTCATGGAATCATATACGCCAATGCAGAGCTGCGTGTGTTCG CCTGTGCTCCAACGTTCAAACACAACCCGCTGAAGAGAGTCCTGGCAGCGAGAAACGGCCGGGTGGTGATACAGTGTCGACCCAAAGCGGCTCCAAAGCCGAGCTTCTCCTGGAGCAAagacacagagctgctgtccAACTCAACCAG GGTTTTCATCTGGGAGGATGGGAGTCTGGAGATCCTCAACGTGACCCGTGCAGACGAAGGCCGGTACACCTGTTTCGCTGAGAACGACAGAGGAAAGGCCAACAGCACTGGCGCTCTGCTGGTTACAG AGTCCACAAAGATCACCTTGACTCCATCTAACGCTGACGTCAAAGTGGGTGAGACCACTTGGATGCAGTGCGGCGCATCACATGACCCCTCTCTGGACATCACATTCATTTGGTCCCTGGACGGCCGAGTGATTGATCTACACAAGGACAGTCAACATTATGAGCGCACTCTG AACGGAAGCTCAAACGGCGAGCTGATGATCAAGAACGCCCAGCTGAAGCACGCTGGGCGCTACACCTGCAATGCACAGACCCACGTTGACAACATCACCGCCTCCGCCCACCTGGTTGTCAGAG GTCCCCCCGGTGCCCCAGGTGGGGTGCGAGTGATGAACACAACTGACAAGACTGTGACACTGCAGTGGAGCCGCGGGGCAGACAACCACAGCCCCATTTCCAAATATACCATCCAGTACAGGGACTCCTTCTCTAAGGATGTCTGGAAGACCGCCACTACAT CTCCTACAGATGTAGAGGGGAACACAGAGAAGGCCACAGTGGAGGATCTGTTCCCCTGGCTAGAGTACGAGTTCAGGGTGATCGCCACCAACACTCTGGGGACAGGAGAGCCAAGCAGTCCGTCACCTAAAGAGAAAACCCTGGAAGCAG TTCCTGTGGTGGCGCCCTCGGACGTTGGCGGGGGCGGAGGGACCAGCAGAGAGCTGATCATCACATGGACG CCTGTACAGCCACAGTACTACTACGGGCCTAACTTTGGCTACATTGTGGCCTTTAAACCACAAGGCGAAAACGAGTGGATGAAGGTGACGGTGGCAGACCCCCAGGCTCAGCGCTACATCCACAAAGACCCCAACATCCCTCCGTCGACAGAGTATCAAGTGAAAGTCAAAGCGTTCAACAACCAAGGAGAGGGACCCTTCAGCCTAACAGCTGCCATCTATTCAGCGCAGGACG CTCCATCTGAAGCTCCGGTGAGTGTCGATGGCAGAGCTCTCTCCGCTACAGAAGCCTTCGTGTGGTGGCTGCCTCTTCCGCAAAGCAATATAGACGGATATCAG GTGAAGTACTGGAGGAATCAAGTTGAAAGTGAGGGGGAAGCCCAGAGGGTGAAGGTATCTAGCAGGGACAACCACACCAGGTTGGATGGTATGGAGCCTGACTCTTCCTACTTTATAGAGGTCCGGGGCTTCAACTCTGCAGGATATGGGCCGTCCAGTGAACGCCTTCAAATACAAACCAAGAGACCCC CTCCAAATCAAGCCCCAAGAATAATTAATCAGAAGTTTAAGGCTGCATCAGTACACATCACCTGGGAGCGTGTGGAACCACTGCCTCACGAGGCACCTGTAGATGAGTACAAA GTGCTGTTCACTGAGGAAGGCCAATCACAAGCCCTCCTGTACTCCACCCCTAAACTGTACATAGAGCTGGCCCTAAAGCCAGACAAGAGCTATGTGGTGGAAGTCCGAGCGCACACTGAGGGAGGAGACGGGCCGGTGTCCAAAATCAGCATCGCAGGAACCCAAGGCTACAGAA GTGGAGATGTCATGGCCGCCCGGTCTCTCAGTGTACTCCCCCTGCTCCTGGTGGCTCTCCTCTGCCTGAACCTCTGA